The following DNA comes from Peribacillus sp. FSL E2-0218.
GGGCGCAAGGCGATTGAAACGTATTGGGCAAAACATCAAATGCTTGACCGGATATTGACTTTTGTTGAAAAGGAACTTAAAAAAGGACGGCAGGCCTACGTCATCTGTCCATTGATCGAGGAATCGGAAAAGCTTGATTCTTTGCAAAATGTTCTGGATGTCCATGCCATGCTGACACAATACTTTGCCAATCGCTATAAAGTGGGGCTCATGCATGGACGCCTTCCCGCGGATGAAAAAGACGAGGTCATGCAGCAGTTCAGCGTAAATGCTGCGCAAATCCTCGTCTCTACGACCGTTGTCGAGGTAGGAGTCAATGTTCCAAATGCAACGGTAATGGTCATCTATGATGCAGAACGTTTTGGACTTTCACAGCTGCATCAGCTGCGGGGAAGGGTTGGGCGGGGAAGTGATCAGTCCTTTTGCATCCTCCTGGCAGATCCGAAAACGGAGGTCGGAAAAGAACGGATGAAAATCATGACAGAAACAAATGATGGCTTTGTCCTCTCCGAGAAAGATTTGGAACTTCGTGGCCCAGGTGATTTCTTTGGCAAAAAGCAAAGCGGCCTTCCGGAGTTCAAAGTGGCTGACATGGTCCACGATTACAGGACCTTGGAAGTGGCGCGCGAGGATGCCGCAAAACTGATTGCCTCCCAAAGCTTTTGGCATTCCCGGGAGTATGCACCGTTGCGTACCTATTTAGAGGGGACAGGGGTATTTACGGGAGAAAAGCTGGACTGAAATAATGAAAATCATTAGCAGATTGCGAGAATTTCCACATTATCTTGCAATCTGTTTTTAAAATATATATACTACTATTAGTACCTAGTCATAATACTACGGATGGTGACCTTCAAATGCGAAGAAACAAGAAGGAACGCCAGCAATTATTAATCGATACGATTAAACAGAATCCTTTTGTAACGGATGAGGAGCTGGCTGAAAAATATTCGGTGAGCGTCCAGACAATTAGGCTTGATCGTCTTGAATTATCGATACCTGAACTGCGTGAACGCATTAAGAACGTAGCCGAGAAAAAATTCAGTGACGAAATCAGGGCTTTGCCTTTGGATGAAATCATCGGGGAAGTAATAGATCTCAATTTAGATGACAATGCCATTTCGATTTTGGATATAAAAAAAGAACATGTCTTCAAGCGGAACGGAATTGCCAGGGGGCATCACCTTTTTGCCCAAGCGAATTCATTAGCAGTGGCAGTCATGAATGATGAATTGGCACTGACAGCAAAGGCATCCATTTTATTTACTCGTTCCGTAAAGGAAAATGAAAGAGTGGTAGCCAAAGCGAAGGTTAAAAGCGTGGACCATACCAATGATCGATCAGTGGTGGAGGTCAGAAGCTACGTAGGTAATGAGCTGGTTTTTAAAGGCGAGTTCGAAATGTATCGCTCTTAACTTTCTAGTAAAGGATGAATGAACATGAAAATCACGATAGATGCAATGGGCGGAGATCACGCGCCTAAAGCACAGGTTTTAGGTGCGATGAAAGCTGTCGAGGCTTTTTCCGATGTGGAAATCACCTTGGTCGGGAATGAAGCCGAGATCAACCAAGACTTGATCAAACATGGCCGGATAAAGGTCGTACATACTGAAGATAAAATATTGAGTACCGATGAGCCTGTTCGGGCGGTTCGCCGCAAGAAAAGTGCCTCGATGGTATTGGCTGCACAACAAGTGGCAGATGGGGATGCCGACGCATGCATTTCATCAGGCAATACAGGAGCGCTTATGGCTGCAGGTTTGTTTGTTGTCGGAAGAATCGATGGCATCGAACGTCCGGCATTGGCACCGACACTGCCGACAATTGACGGAAAAGGATTTGTCCTGCTTGATGTGGGCGCTAACTCCGATGCGAAACCCGAGCATCTGCTGCAATTCGCGATAATGGGTTCCGTGTATGCCCAAAAAGTACGCGGAATAGATAAGCCGCGTGTCGGGCTATTGAATATCGGGACAGAAGAAAAAAAGGGGAATGAATTGACCAAGCATGCTTTCTCACTGCTGCAGCAGTCATCGGAAATCTCCTTTATTGGTAATGTTGAAGCACGAGACCTTCTAAATGGACCGGCCGATGTGGTCGTTACGGATGGATTCACGG
Coding sequences within:
- the fapR gene encoding transcription factor FapR, which encodes MRRNKKERQQLLIDTIKQNPFVTDEELAEKYSVSVQTIRLDRLELSIPELRERIKNVAEKKFSDEIRALPLDEIIGEVIDLNLDDNAISILDIKKEHVFKRNGIARGHHLFAQANSLAVAVMNDELALTAKASILFTRSVKENERVVAKAKVKSVDHTNDRSVVEVRSYVGNELVFKGEFEMYRS
- the plsX gene encoding phosphate acyltransferase PlsX; protein product: MKITIDAMGGDHAPKAQVLGAMKAVEAFSDVEITLVGNEAEINQDLIKHGRIKVVHTEDKILSTDEPVRAVRRKKSASMVLAAQQVADGDADACISSGNTGALMAAGLFVVGRIDGIERPALAPTLPTIDGKGFVLLDVGANSDAKPEHLLQFAIMGSVYAQKVRGIDKPRVGLLNIGTEEKKGNELTKHAFSLLQQSSEISFIGNVEARDLLNGPADVVVTDGFTGNMVLKTLEGTAMSVFTMLKSALMSNLKSKLAAAMVKPELKVIKNQMDYSEYGGAGLFGLKAPVIKAHGSSDANAIYNAIRQTRDMVGHDVIPTIAKTIEKQ